One Castanea sativa cultivar Marrone di Chiusa Pesio chromosome 4, ASM4071231v1 DNA window includes the following coding sequences:
- the LOC142633116 gene encoding phenylacetaldehyde oxime monooxygenase CYP71AN24-like, translating to MAILPLFQQSSQELYKITFIPLLPLLFLFSFLYVFKFIKRTGKPNLPPSPPKLPIIGNLHQLGSLPHRSLHALSKKYGPLMFLYFGHAPSLVVSSADMAREMMTTHDIVFSNRPKTIATNFLLYGCNDLAFSPYGEYWRKVRKVCVHELLSLKRVQSLHYVREEEVAILISKVRDSCLKGVSINLSELLIETANNIVTRVIFGKKFEEQDGMGKPSELPRKVMVLIASVFWGDFFPSLGWIDILTGLLPSLKSTGREIDAYLDEVLEEHYKTQKCDDDEHPNKIDFVDIFLQLQKDGMLGFELRHENLKAILLNMFIGGGDSTSTTLEWVMAELIKNPSIMKRAQEEIRRVVGNKSKIHVDDINQMDYMKCIIKESLRLHTPLPLSAPRETSESVKFGGYDIPAKTRVFVNVWAIQRDPKLWDRPEEFIPERFKDNPNDLKGQNFEFIPFGGGRKGCPGSTFAVAAVEYLLANLLFWFDWRLPTIIAQGEDLDMTEVNALTAFRKNPLHLVPILHSS from the exons ATGGCTATTCTACCATTGTTCCAACAATCATCGCAAGAGCTATACAAAATAACCTTTATTCCTCTCCTccctcttcttttccttttttcttttctttatgttttcaaattcattaaacGTACTGGAAAACCCAATTTACCTCCATCCCCACCAAAGCTACCAATCATCGGCAACCTTCATCAGCTTGGCTCACTCCCACACCGTTCTCTTCATGCTCTCTCTAAGAAGTATGGTCCTCTAATGTTCTTATACTTTGGCCATGCACCAAGCCTTGTGGTGTCATCTGCAGATATGGCAAGAGAAATGATGACAACACATGACATAGTTTTCTCAAACAGACCAAAAACCATAGCTACCAATTTCTTACTCTATGGATGCAATGACCTAGCATTCTCACCCTATGGTGAATATTGGAGGAAAGTACGGAAAGTTTGTGTCCATGAACTTTTGAGCCTCAAAAGAGTGCAGTCTCTCCACTATGTAAGGGAAGAAGAAGTTGCTATATTGATCAGTAAGGTGCGTGACTCGTGCCTCAAAGGGGTTTCTATTAATCTAAGTGAGTTACTGATTGAGACCGCTAACAACATCGTTACTAGAGTtatttttggcaaaaagttTGAAGAACAGGATGGTATGGGCAAGCCTTCAGAACTACCAAGAAAGGTAATGGTGCTAATTGCGTCAGTTTTTTGGGGggattttttcccttctttggGTTGGATTGATATTCTTACGGGACTTTTACCAAGTCTAAAATCTACTGGTAGAGAAATAGATGCTTATCTGGATGAGGTGCTTGAGGAACACTACAAGACACAGAAATGTGATGACGATGAACATCCTAATAAAATAGATTTTGTGGATATTTTCCTCCAACTACAAAAGGATGGCATGCTTGGCTTTGAACTTCGTCATGAGAACCTCAAAGCAATCCTACTG aacaTGTTTATAGGTGGCGGTGATTCAACTTCAACAACTTTGGAATGGGTAATGGCAGAGCTCATTAAAAATCCAAGTATTATGAAAAGAGCACAGGAAGAGATAAGAAGGGTGGTGGGAAATAAGTCGAAGATACATGTGGATGACATTAATCAAATGGATTACATGAAATGTATTATCAAAGAAAGTCTAAGACTGCATACACCTCTTCCTCTTTCTGCACCTCGTGAAACATCAGAAAGTGTAAAATTTGGAGGTTATGATATTCCGGCAAAAACAAGAGTATTCGTCAATGTATGGGCAATCCAAAGGGACCCTAAACTATGGGATAGGCCAGAAGAATTCATCCCAGAGAGATTCAAAGACAACCCAAATGACTTGAAAGGTCAAAACTTTGAATTCATTCCATTTGGAGGTGGGAGAAAAGGGTGCCCAGGATCGACATTTGCTGTTGCTGCAGTGGAATATTTGCTGGCCAACCTTTTATTCTGGTTTGATTGGAGGTTGCCTACCATTATTGCGCAGGGAGAAGACTTGGACATGACTGAAGTTAATGCACTCACAGCGTTTAGGAAAAATCCTCTCCATCTTGTACCAATACTGCACTCTTCTTAA